A stretch of the Capsicum annuum cultivar UCD-10X-F1 chromosome 10, UCD10Xv1.1, whole genome shotgun sequence genome encodes the following:
- the LOC107845682 gene encoding tryptophan synthase beta chain 1, translating into MACCNVETIFGLGNIGRKLQVFPSHNYKASVISCVAVGPSQTPQVPWKLVFHEKERSLLSNEKYGIYGGKFVPETLISPLTKLDYEFNSALRDPLFQMELEVTLRDYVGRETPLYFAQRLTDYYKSINRGTGPDIYLKREDLNHGGAHKINNAIAQAMLAKRMGCKSVMAATGAGQHGVATAAACAKLSLECTIFMGSLDMERQPSNVLLMKHLGAKVKSVNGNFKDAVSEGIRNWVNDLETSYFLAGAAVGPHPCPTMVREFQSIIGKETRKQAMEKWGGKPDVLVACVGSGSNALGLFHEFILDQDVRLIGVEAGGTGLDSGKHSATMARGEVGVYHGAMSYLLQDEEGQIIGPHSIGVGLEYPGVSPELSYLKDIGRAEFSSVTDEQALEAYKRLCRLEGIFPALESSHALAFLGKLCSTLKDGEKVVVNLSGRGDKDAAAVFNHTPKHE; encoded by the exons ATGGCATGTTGTAATGTAGAAACTATTTTTGGACTAGGAAATATTGGCAGAAAGTTACAAGTCTTCCCATCTCATAATTATAAAGCAAGTGTTATTTCTTGTGTAGCTGTTGGCCCAAGTCAAACTCCACAGGTGCCATGGAAGCTAGTGTTCCATGAAAAAGAGAGATCATTATTGAGCAATGAAAAGTATGGGATCTATGGTGGAAAGTTTGTTCCGGAGACACTAATATCTCCTTTAACAAAActtgattatgaattcaactcTGCTTTGCGTGATCCTCTATTTCAG ATGGAGCTTGAAGTGACATTAAGGGACTATGTAGGTCGTGAAACTCCTTTATACTTTGCACAAAGACTCACAGATTACTATAAGAGCATTAATAGAGGGACAGGGCCAGACATATATCTTAAAAGGGAAGATCTCAACCATGGTGGCGCACACAAGATCAACAACGCTATTGCACAAGCTATGCTGGCTAAGCGTATGGGCTGTAAAAGTGTCATGGCGGCCACTGGTGCTGGGCAGCACGGGGTCGCCACAGCGGCTGCGTGTGCGAAACTCTCTTTGGAATGCACCATATTCATGGGAAGCTTAGATATGGAGAGACAGCCTTCCAACGTACTCTTGATGAAGCATCTTGGTGCAAAG GTGAAATCCGTTAATGGAAACTTCAAGGATGCAGTGTCGGAAGGTATTAGAAATTGGGTTAACGATTTGGAGACAAGCTATTTCTTAGCAGGTGCAGCCGTAGGACCTCACCCATGTCCAACCATGGTTCGTGAATTCCAATCAATTATTGGAAAAGAGACGAGGAAACAAGCCATGGAGAAGTGGGGTGGCAAACCAGATGTGTTGGTGGCTTGCGTTGGGAGTGGCTCTAATGCATTGGGTTTGTTTCATGAATTTATACTAGATCAAGATGTGAGGCTCATTGGAGTTGAGGCTGGTGGTACTGGTCTTGATTCAG GTAAACACTCAGCTACTATGGCTAGAGGTGAAGTGGGAGTGTACCATGGTGCCATGAGCTATTTGTTACAAGACGAGGAAGGCCAGATTATTGGACCACACTCCATAGGTGTGGG ATTAGAGTATCCAGGCGTTAGCCCAGAGCTTAGCTATCTGAAAGATATTGGGCGTGCAGAGTTTTCTTCAGTTACAGACGAACAAGCTTTAGAAG CATATAAACGATTATGCCGACTAGAAGGGATATTTCCAGCCTTAGAATCTTCTCATGCACTTGCATTTCTTGGAAAACTTTGTTCTACTTTAAAGGATGGTGAAAAGGTCGTTGTTAATTTAAGCGGCCGTGGAGACAAGGATGCTGCCGCAGTCTTCAATCATACACCAAAACATGAATGA